In Phycisphaerae bacterium, the following proteins share a genomic window:
- the bioA gene encoding adenosylmethionine--8-amino-7-oxononanoate transaminase: protein MKNNKTNWIERDLQYIWHPYTQMKDCRRFPPILIEKAKGVKLYDDKGNFYCDTISSWWCNVHGHNHPKIKAAIKKQLNSLDHTLLAGFTHKPAVLLAEKLVSVTPKNLTKVFFSDNGSTAVETALKMSFQYWRNIGRKSKTKFLSLDLAYHGDTIGAMSVGGNTVFNRAFDALRFKSFKVPTPYCYRCPLGKCRASCSIDCIKPLRNTLKKHKDKIAAVILEPLLLAAGGMIVYPVEYLKQAADLAKKYNVHLILDEVATGFGRTGKMFACQHASVQPDFLCLAKGITSGTLPFAVTLTTGKIYNAFYDDYEKFKTFYHGHTYTANPIGCAAALATLQIFEQEKTLQKLKAIVPIFHKGMEKFESLPSVGDVRCIGMVGAIELVKDKKTKQPFDVKKRIGQQIFQKGLKEHLILRPLGNVIYLFLPLSITKPQLNDILKRTFKVIESLTG, encoded by the coding sequence GTGAAAAATAACAAGACCAACTGGATAGAAAGAGATTTACAATATATCTGGCACCCTTATACGCAGATGAAAGACTGCCGCAGGTTTCCTCCAATCCTGATAGAAAAGGCCAAAGGCGTCAAATTATACGATGATAAAGGTAACTTTTATTGTGACACAATTTCAAGCTGGTGGTGCAACGTTCACGGCCATAACCATCCTAAAATAAAAGCGGCGATTAAAAAACAGCTAAATTCCCTCGACCATACCTTGCTTGCAGGCTTTACACATAAGCCTGCGGTCCTCTTGGCCGAAAAGCTTGTCTCTGTCACCCCCAAAAACCTCACCAAGGTCTTTTTCTCCGATAATGGCTCAACCGCCGTCGAGACCGCTCTGAAGATGTCTTTTCAATACTGGCGCAACATTGGCCGAAAATCTAAAACAAAATTCCTCTCTCTCGACCTCGCTTACCACGGCGACACCATCGGTGCGATGAGCGTTGGCGGCAATACGGTTTTCAATAGGGCCTTCGATGCCCTCCGCTTCAAGTCCTTTAAAGTCCCAACCCCTTATTGTTATCGCTGCCCCCTCGGTAAATGTAGGGCTTCTTGTAGTATCGACTGCATAAAACCATTGCGAAACACCTTAAAAAAACACAAAGATAAAATAGCTGCCGTTATTTTGGAACCTCTCCTGTTGGCGGCAGGGGGGATGATTGTTTATCCCGTTGAATATCTTAAACAGGCTGCCGACCTTGCCAAAAAATACAATGTTCACTTAATCCTCGATGAAGTCGCTACTGGCTTTGGCAGAACAGGAAAAATGTTTGCCTGTCAGCACGCCTCTGTCCAGCCGGATTTCCTCTGCCTCGCAAAAGGGATAACCTCCGGCACGCTCCCCTTTGCTGTGACCCTGACAACCGGCAAAATCTACAATGCCTTTTATGATGATTATGAAAAGTTCAAAACCTTTTATCACGGCCATACCTATACCGCAAACCCCATCGGATGTGCCGCCGCCTTGGCGACCCTCCAAATCTTCGAGCAGGAAAAAACCCTGCAAAAGCTAAAAGCCATTGTCCCCATATTTCACAAAGGTATGGAAAAATTCGAGTCGTTGCCTTCCGTCGGCGACGTGAGATGCATCGGTATGGTAGGGGCTATCGAATTGGTTAAAGACAAAAAAACAAAACAGCCCTTCGACGTCAAAAAGCGAATCGGCCAACAAATCTTTCAAAAAGGCCTAAAAGAGCACCTAATCCTTCGCCCTTTGGGCAATGTTATTTATCTCTTTCTCCCTCTGAGCATAACAAAACCCCAGTTAAACGACATCCTGAAAAGAACATTCAAAGTTATCGAAAGCTTGACCGGCTGA
- the bioF gene encoding 8-amino-7-oxononanoate synthase — MDRIDDFLTQRKADGLLRVLKPADSRKDGKIYFDRAELFDFSSNDYLALSDHPRLKEASKQAADSLGVSASASRLLSGDLKIHHQFEDKVAQFKGKESALIFNTGYQANIGIISALYDKGDAVFCDRLIHASIIDAVRQSGAKLFRFNHNDCSHLESLLKKESDKFKNRLIVTETVFSMDGDIPPLKELVEVKDKYGCVLMVDEAHATGIFGPNGAGVVEEQGLSDRIELIMGTFSKALGSFGAYLACSEKVKQYLVNSCRSFIYSTALPPPVIAADIEAIDIVKDEPFRRKTLLANAGFFRTRLREAGFDVKGDSQIVPLIVEDSGRAVRISGDLQKSGFWILPIRPPTVPQGQARLRFSLTYHHNKQLLEKLADRIIEVTQSEK; from the coding sequence ATGGACAGAATAGACGATTTTCTGACGCAAAGAAAAGCGGATGGCCTCCTCAGGGTCTTAAAACCTGCCGATTCGCGCAAAGACGGCAAAATTTATTTTGACCGCGCCGAGCTGTTCGATTTTTCTTCCAACGATTATCTTGCCCTCTCGGACCATCCGCGACTAAAAGAAGCTTCTAAACAGGCTGCTGACTCTCTCGGCGTAAGCGCTTCAGCGTCGCGGCTTTTAAGTGGTGACCTGAAAATTCACCACCAGTTCGAAGACAAAGTCGCCCAATTCAAAGGCAAAGAAAGCGCATTGATTTTCAACACCGGCTATCAGGCCAATATAGGAATCATAAGTGCTCTCTACGACAAGGGCGATGCCGTTTTTTGCGACAGGTTGATTCACGCCAGCATAATTGATGCTGTCCGGCAGTCCGGTGCTAAGCTTTTCCGCTTCAATCATAATGATTGCAGCCATCTCGAATCTCTGCTGAAAAAAGAAAGTGACAAATTCAAAAACCGCCTTATAGTTACCGAAACAGTTTTCAGTATGGATGGCGACATTCCTCCATTAAAAGAGCTTGTTGAAGTCAAAGATAAATACGGCTGCGTTCTAATGGTTGATGAAGCCCACGCCACCGGAATCTTCGGCCCAAATGGCGCAGGCGTCGTCGAAGAACAGGGCCTCTCCGACCGCATAGAGTTAATTATGGGAACGTTCAGCAAGGCCCTGGGCAGCTTCGGCGCCTATCTTGCCTGTTCCGAAAAAGTAAAACAGTATCTCGTAAATTCCTGCAGAAGCTTTATTTATTCTACCGCTTTGCCTCCGCCGGTAATTGCGGCCGACATCGAGGCTATCGACATTGTAAAAGATGAACCCTTTCGCAGAAAAACTCTCCTCGCCAACGCCGGTTTCTTTCGCACTCGTCTTCGTGAAGCGGGGTTCGATGTAAAAGGCGATTCTCAAATTGTCCCCTTGATTGTGGAAGACTCCGGCAGGGCGGTGCGCATCAGCGGCGACCTTCAAAAAAGTGGCTTCTGGATTCTCCCTATAAGACCGCCTACCGTCCCGCAAGGCCAGGCAAGATTAAGGTTCTCGTTAACTTACCATCATAATAAACAACTTTTGGAAAAACTCGCCGACCGGATTATTGAGGTTACGCAAAGTGAAAAATAA
- the bioB gene encoding biotin synthase BioB translates to MSTAIKNNTEVFLNTPLQELVSQAGEVRRKFIGNKLDLCSILNARSGLCSEDCKFCAQSARHHADISTYPLKGKYEIVEAAQKAKDIGAKRFGIVTSGNRLTGKELDVIAQAISEIKNSIDIVVCASLGALEKSQLQLLKDAGLSRYHHNIETSRRFYPHIVSTHTFDERINTIKSAKQVGLEVCSGGIIGMGETWQDRIDMAYTLKELDVDSVPLNILIPIKGTPLESITPLSADDAVRAICIFRIVLKDKTVKIAAGREAIFKDSQLQAFTAGANGMLIGGYLTVKGANLDVDYALIEEIKRAWTE, encoded by the coding sequence ATGAGCACCGCCATAAAAAACAATACTGAAGTTTTCTTAAATACGCCTCTGCAGGAGCTTGTTTCACAGGCTGGCGAGGTTAGAAGAAAGTTCATAGGCAATAAGCTGGACCTGTGCAGTATCTTAAACGCTCGCTCAGGCCTTTGCTCTGAAGATTGCAAATTTTGTGCCCAGTCAGCAAGACATCACGCAGATATTTCGACCTATCCGCTTAAAGGCAAATATGAAATAGTCGAAGCCGCACAAAAAGCCAAAGATATCGGCGCAAAAAGATTCGGCATCGTTACCAGTGGAAACCGCCTCACCGGCAAAGAACTGGACGTGATTGCGCAGGCAATCTCGGAAATAAAAAATAGTATCGATATTGTCGTTTGTGCCTCGCTTGGCGCTCTGGAGAAATCTCAGCTGCAGCTTCTCAAAGACGCCGGCCTTTCCCGCTACCATCATAATATCGAAACATCCCGCCGTTTCTACCCCCACATTGTCTCAACGCACACCTTCGATGAAAGAATAAATACCATAAAGTCCGCCAAACAAGTAGGCCTCGAAGTCTGCAGCGGCGGCATAATCGGTATGGGCGAGACCTGGCAGGATAGAATTGATATGGCTTATACCCTGAAAGAATTGGATGTCGATTCGGTCCCTCTCAATATATTAATCCCGATTAAGGGAACGCCCCTCGAATCCATCACGCCTCTTTCAGCCGACGATGCCGTAAGAGCGATATGTATTTTTCGCATCGTATTGAAAGATAAAACCGTCAAAATCGCTGCCGGCAGGGAGGCAATCTTCAAAGATTCGCAGCTTCAGGCATTTACCGCCGGCGCAAACGGAATGCTTATAGGCGGCTATCTGACCGTCAAAGGCGCAAATCTCGATGTCGATTACGCCCTCATCGAAGAAATAAAAAGAGCATGGACAGAATAG